The following are encoded in a window of Lichenicola cladoniae genomic DNA:
- a CDS encoding TonB-dependent receptor domain-containing protein produces the protein MMIGRSTRLFLVYSACLGAFSVAAMPLHAQTSPAPGAAVSATSAAVAAGAGTSEQILVTGSSLRTTNSTSPNPVTIVTAKDIQKTTAVTISDYLSRLPSIGSSSVGNTTTNGGDGLSCADIRNLGSARTLILIDGKREVQTGGFGFSCVDINSIPVSMVDSIEILKDGGSALYGADAVAGVINIKLKHNYAGTNFYVKGGLTDAGDARSALISGVHGFDFDHGRGNVTLGGQYMTQGPVYQADRSWAGPVQVSNPASGTPLYGSGVPEASRFFVGDQDLIARNGSVSNFTDADRYDYSKDQQLTNYVQTGSFNGNAHYTINDHFNLYTRALYTHKSTAEQLAPSPATGSSYPSTLPTSFVFPAGNPYNPFGQDADIYRRFVEFGNRGYSQGTDTYQINGGLNGTIVGNWSYDVSGAYGKSTSTINTSGSTNYRKLEQELGARQVDPSDPNSAVVYDPSYCTNSPGCVLVNPLGKWPTNAVDYARFTQHDRSAYQLRDFNLRIKNDDLARLPWRGGGDVGISFGAEHRGESGSYQVDPIVGSGDSGGGVASDPTTGAFNATEAFIEGNFPLLHDMPFARDLSVDLQGRFSHYNTFGNTKNWKASINWAPVRDIRFRGTMSTGFRQPNVNELFGAQNVSYNSANDPCIQSGTYGAKSAAVIGKCVSQGINPATFQAANSGQVPTTAGGNPSLQPETSRTYTFGTVLTPRWAPHLTASIDYWHTSIENLISSVSSQYILDQCYTGSNPTYCSAISRNGLDQISSVKSLEANLGGLRTNGIDFNLDYMVRLGRHDTLTLSNQYQQLIGYVMQNVAGGAWNNYAGRLVYTNGGNYPYAIPRVRDYVSGTWTHGHFSATYMMRYIGGMVLNNGSSDLVKGQNGRYQVAGIYYHDVALGYTIGRWNLQANVNNLFDKNAPFVPDAGFNTGAGIYDVVGRTIFMSAGVTF, from the coding sequence ATGATGATCGGTCGCAGCACCAGGCTATTCCTTGTCTATTCCGCGTGCCTTGGTGCGTTTTCAGTGGCGGCCATGCCTCTTCATGCGCAGACGAGTCCCGCTCCGGGCGCCGCCGTATCGGCAACGAGCGCAGCCGTTGCGGCCGGCGCGGGAACCAGCGAGCAGATCCTGGTAACCGGATCGAGTCTTCGCACGACCAACTCGACCAGCCCCAATCCCGTCACCATCGTGACGGCGAAGGACATCCAGAAGACCACGGCCGTCACCATCTCCGACTATCTGTCGCGCCTGCCATCGATCGGATCCAGTAGCGTTGGCAACACGACCACGAATGGCGGCGACGGATTGTCGTGCGCCGACATCCGTAACCTGGGCTCGGCCCGCACGCTGATCCTGATCGACGGCAAGCGCGAAGTGCAGACCGGCGGGTTCGGATTCTCCTGCGTCGACATCAACTCGATCCCGGTCTCGATGGTCGACAGCATCGAGATCCTGAAGGATGGCGGTTCGGCGCTCTACGGTGCCGACGCGGTCGCCGGCGTCATCAACATCAAGCTCAAGCACAATTATGCCGGCACCAACTTCTATGTGAAGGGTGGCCTGACGGACGCGGGCGATGCAAGAAGCGCCCTGATCAGCGGCGTCCACGGCTTCGACTTCGACCATGGCCGTGGCAACGTCACGCTTGGCGGTCAGTACATGACGCAGGGGCCGGTCTATCAGGCCGACCGGTCCTGGGCGGGCCCGGTACAGGTCAGCAACCCGGCCAGCGGTACGCCGCTCTATGGCTCCGGCGTTCCCGAAGCGTCGCGCTTCTTTGTTGGTGACCAGGATCTGATCGCCAGGAACGGTAGCGTCTCGAACTTTACGGACGCCGACCGCTACGACTACTCGAAGGACCAGCAGCTCACCAACTATGTGCAGACCGGGTCGTTCAACGGCAACGCACACTACACCATCAACGATCATTTCAATCTGTATACGCGCGCCCTCTACACCCACAAATCAACCGCCGAGCAACTGGCGCCAAGTCCGGCGACCGGCAGCTCGTATCCTTCGACGCTGCCGACCTCTTTTGTTTTCCCGGCCGGAAATCCCTACAATCCGTTCGGACAGGATGCCGACATCTATCGGCGTTTCGTCGAGTTCGGTAATCGCGGCTACTCGCAGGGCACCGACACGTACCAGATCAACGGCGGCCTGAACGGCACGATCGTCGGGAACTGGTCGTACGACGTGTCGGGCGCATACGGAAAATCCACCTCGACGATCAACACCTCCGGCAGCACCAACTACCGCAAGCTGGAGCAGGAGCTCGGGGCGCGACAGGTCGATCCGTCCGATCCGAACAGCGCGGTCGTGTATGACCCCTCCTACTGCACGAACAGCCCGGGCTGCGTACTGGTCAATCCGCTCGGCAAATGGCCGACGAATGCCGTGGATTATGCACGCTTCACCCAGCACGACCGGTCCGCGTATCAGCTTCGCGACTTCAACCTGCGGATCAAGAACGACGATCTGGCCCGGCTGCCCTGGCGTGGCGGTGGCGACGTGGGCATCAGCTTCGGCGCCGAGCATCGCGGCGAGTCCGGCTCCTACCAGGTCGATCCGATCGTGGGCTCCGGCGACAGTGGCGGTGGCGTCGCCTCCGACCCGACCACCGGCGCCTTCAACGCGACCGAGGCGTTCATCGAGGGCAATTTTCCGCTGCTGCACGACATGCCATTCGCCCGTGACCTGTCGGTCGATCTGCAGGGCCGGTTTTCCCACTACAACACGTTCGGCAACACGAAGAACTGGAAGGCCAGCATCAACTGGGCTCCGGTTCGCGACATCCGTTTCCGTGGTACCATGAGCACGGGATTCCGGCAGCCGAACGTGAACGAGCTGTTCGGTGCGCAGAACGTTTCATACAACTCCGCCAACGACCCGTGTATCCAGTCCGGCACCTATGGCGCGAAATCGGCTGCCGTGATCGGCAAATGCGTCAGCCAGGGCATCAATCCGGCGACGTTCCAGGCCGCTAATTCCGGCCAGGTGCCGACGACGGCCGGCGGCAATCCGAGCTTGCAGCCGGAGACATCGCGTACCTATACGTTCGGCACGGTGCTGACACCGCGCTGGGCGCCGCATCTGACCGCATCGATCGACTACTGGCACACGTCCATCGAGAACCTGATCAGCAGCGTCTCGAGCCAATACATCCTGGACCAGTGCTATACCGGTTCAAACCCAACCTATTGCAGCGCGATCTCGCGCAACGGCCTCGACCAGATCTCGTCCGTGAAGTCTCTGGAAGCTAATCTCGGCGGTCTCAGGACCAACGGCATCGACTTCAACCTAGACTACATGGTGCGTCTCGGCCGTCATGACACGCTGACATTGTCCAACCAGTATCAGCAGCTGATCGGCTACGTGATGCAGAACGTAGCTGGCGGAGCCTGGAACAATTATGCAGGGCGCCTGGTCTATACCAATGGCGGAAATTATCCGTACGCGATCCCGCGGGTGCGCGACTATGTGAGCGGCACCTGGACCCACGGCCACTTCAGTGCCACCTACATGATGCGCTATATCGGCGGTATGGTCCTGAACAACGGCTCGTCGGACCTGGTCAAGGGCCAGAACGGCAGATACCAGGTTGCCGGGATTTACTACCATGACGTGGCGCTCGGCTACACGATCGGCCGTTGGAACTTGCAGGCCAACGTCAACAACCTGTTCGACAAGAACGCGCCCTTCGTGCCCGACGCAGGCTTCAATACGGGAGCCGGGATCTACGACGTGGTCGGCCGGACGATCTTCATGTCGGCGGGGGTCACCTTCTGA
- a CDS encoding DUF5597 domain-containing protein: MPRRLGVAAALALALASSTAMAADPMPRIVHQGGHFELQVDGQPYFVLAGQMHNSSAWPGRMPAVWDALSAIGANTLEAPVYWETMEPTPGKFDFSEVDMLLDQARAHHVRLVLLWFGTWKNGGMHYAPEWIRRDTVRYPRLLTAEGQQVDGLSPFGIETLARDKQAFAALMAHLKQADALHHTVIMMQVENESGLFGTVRDHGAAADAAFAAAVPEAVLHATGRQGGNWRAAFGSDAEEAFSAYAVSHYVDAIAEAGKAVYPLPLYTNAWMRYRGLTQPGTEYPSGGPSWTMLPIWKQQTPALDAIGSDVYTDTFAEFRKGVLPYGRADNPPWVSESGFTAPTSRWVFDVLARGGIGCSQFGIDGDADEPGRAAAVQAHGDNNRLLAPVASTLAAAAYEGRIAAFVQEPGAMSPQQTLGNWAVTVSFGAVWGHPSPTTAPQSGTPLGRALVVRLDPAHFLVLGMGARVEFASTLHDGGVHEMLRAEEGRMTPSGWTTTRILNGDETDYGLDLPVHGDMLRVEVTP; the protein is encoded by the coding sequence ATGCCACGCCGGCTCGGTGTCGCGGCGGCGCTGGCTTTGGCCTTGGCGAGCAGCACGGCGATGGCTGCCGACCCGATGCCGCGGATCGTTCACCAGGGCGGCCACTTCGAGCTTCAGGTCGACGGCCAGCCCTACTTCGTCCTCGCCGGCCAGATGCATAATTCCAGTGCCTGGCCGGGCCGCATGCCGGCGGTGTGGGACGCGCTGTCGGCGATCGGCGCCAACACGCTCGAGGCGCCGGTCTATTGGGAAACGATGGAGCCGACGCCGGGCAAGTTCGACTTCTCCGAGGTCGACATGCTGCTGGACCAGGCGCGCGCGCATCATGTGCGCCTGGTGCTGCTGTGGTTCGGCACCTGGAAGAATGGCGGCATGCATTATGCGCCCGAGTGGATACGGCGCGATACCGTGCGCTATCCGCGGCTGCTGACCGCGGAGGGCCAGCAGGTCGATGGATTGTCACCGTTCGGTATTGAAACCCTGGCCCGGGACAAGCAGGCTTTTGCCGCGCTGATGGCGCACCTGAAGCAGGCGGATGCGCTGCATCACACGGTGATCATGATGCAGGTCGAGAATGAATCCGGCTTGTTCGGCACGGTGCGCGATCACGGCGCAGCGGCGGATGCGGCCTTCGCGGCGGCCGTTCCGGAGGCCGTTCTGCACGCGACCGGGCGGCAGGGCGGCAACTGGCGCGCAGCATTCGGCTCGGATGCCGAGGAGGCATTCAGCGCCTACGCAGTCTCGCATTACGTCGACGCGATCGCCGAAGCCGGCAAGGCGGTCTATCCGCTGCCGCTCTACACCAATGCCTGGATGCGCTATCGCGGCCTGACCCAGCCCGGCACCGAGTATCCGAGCGGCGGTCCGAGCTGGACAATGCTGCCGATCTGGAAGCAGCAGACACCGGCGCTCGATGCGATCGGCTCCGACGTCTATACCGACACCTTTGCCGAGTTCCGCAAGGGCGTTCTCCCGTATGGCCGCGCCGACAATCCGCCCTGGGTCTCGGAAAGCGGCTTCACCGCACCGACGTCGCGCTGGGTATTCGACGTTCTGGCACGCGGCGGTATCGGCTGTTCCCAGTTCGGTATCGACGGGGATGCGGACGAACCCGGCCGTGCGGCGGCCGTGCAGGCGCATGGCGACAATAACCGCCTGCTGGCACCGGTTGCCTCTACCCTGGCTGCCGCCGCCTACGAGGGGCGCATCGCCGCCTTCGTGCAGGAGCCGGGCGCGATGTCGCCGCAGCAGACGCTCGGCAATTGGGCCGTAACGGTATCCTTCGGTGCGGTCTGGGGTCATCCCAGCCCGACGACGGCACCGCAATCCGGCACGCCGCTTGGGCGGGCGCTGGTGGTCCGGCTCGATCCGGCGCATTTCCTGGTGCTCGGGATGGGTGCGCGGGTGGAGTTCGCCTCGACGCTTCACGATGGCGGCGTGCATGAGATGCTGCGTGCCGAGGAGGGCCGGATGACACCGTCCGGCTGGACCACGACGCGGATCCTGAACGGCGACGAAACCGATTATGGCCTCGATCTCCCGGTGCATGGCGACATGCTGCGCGTCGAGGTGACCCCATGA
- a CDS encoding DUF885 domain-containing protein yields MIPFLRLRPRRRSTSQHSQSRILGLRALLLAGGAALSPLAGHAGVAATTSTSATALSRIISDYDAYSDILDPVTAGQRGDRAAAILWPDDSPAAVTRHHATLQALQTRLRAIPRASLTGEAALNDDLLSWQMALDLDGHRFDEERIPFTADEGFFQTPNYAADGTIIRDEADAQAWLERLRRLPAYDDIEIANMQRGIRTGFVQPHLIAVKIAAVTATQAALPAEQSPLLKPFATLPASFSADRQQALRQEALDIVRTRIKPMERKVADFFKTSYVPASRATLGASSLPDGRAYYEYRVRHETTTDMTPDQVFALGQSEIARIRKAMDAQIAQTGFKGDFKAFQEHLRTDPEFYVTTRTALLEKASRLAKRVDDQLPRFIGKLPRLTYGVRQVPEAIEENYTTGRYNPGSPELGIAGGLMINTSHLDQRPLFELPTLVAHEGVPGHHIQIALAQEMTDLPTFRRNSNITAYVEGWALYSEQMVSEMGLYDTPYIRFGMLSMEMWRACRLVMDVGIHWKGWTRDQAMACLRDNTALADKNMQNETDRYIAWPGQALGYKIGELRIMALRHRAEAALGDRFDIRHFHDVVLDEGAMPLSLLEQRVDAWIHAQQQAVPAPAAH; encoded by the coding sequence ATGATACCGTTCCTCCGCCTCCGGCCGCGCAGGCGTTCCACATCGCAGCATTCCCAGTCGCGCATCCTGGGGCTGCGCGCCCTGTTGCTCGCAGGCGGCGCTGCGCTGTCACCGCTGGCCGGGCATGCCGGCGTCGCGGCGACGACCAGCACAAGTGCCACCGCCTTGTCGCGCATCATCAGCGACTACGATGCCTATTCCGACATTCTCGATCCGGTCACTGCCGGGCAGCGCGGCGACCGGGCGGCTGCGATCCTATGGCCCGACGACTCACCGGCGGCGGTGACGCGGCATCACGCCACGCTGCAGGCGCTGCAGACCCGGTTGCGGGCGATCCCGCGCGCGTCGCTGACCGGCGAGGCGGCCCTGAACGACGACCTGCTGTCCTGGCAGATGGCGCTCGATCTCGACGGGCACCGGTTCGACGAGGAGCGCATCCCGTTCACAGCCGACGAGGGTTTCTTCCAGACCCCGAACTATGCCGCCGACGGCACCATCATTCGCGACGAGGCCGATGCCCAGGCCTGGCTGGAGCGCCTGCGTCGCCTGCCCGCCTATGACGACATCGAGATCGCCAACATGCAGCGCGGCATCCGCACCGGCTTCGTGCAGCCGCATCTGATCGCCGTGAAAATCGCCGCGGTGACTGCGACACAGGCGGCACTGCCTGCCGAACAGAGCCCGCTGCTCAAGCCGTTCGCGACACTGCCGGCATCGTTTTCCGCCGACCGGCAGCAGGCGCTGCGGCAGGAGGCGCTCGACATCGTTCGCACCCGGATCAAGCCGATGGAGCGGAAGGTCGCGGACTTCTTCAAGACCAGCTACGTGCCGGCCAGCCGCGCCACGCTCGGGGCCTCCAGCTTGCCGGACGGACGCGCCTATTACGAATATCGCGTCCGTCACGAGACCACCACCGACATGACGCCGGACCAGGTGTTCGCGCTCGGGCAATCCGAGATCGCGCGCATTCGCAAGGCGATGGACGCGCAGATCGCCCAGACCGGCTTCAAGGGCGACTTCAAGGCGTTCCAGGAACACCTGCGCACCGATCCGGAATTCTACGTCACCACCCGTACGGCATTGCTGGAAAAGGCGAGCCGGCTGGCCAAGCGCGTCGACGACCAGTTGCCGCGCTTCATCGGCAAGCTGCCGCGCCTGACCTACGGCGTGCGCCAGGTGCCCGAGGCCATCGAGGAGAACTACACCACCGGTCGCTACAATCCAGGCAGTCCGGAGCTGGGCATCGCCGGTGGGCTGATGATCAACACCTCGCACCTGGACCAGCGGCCGCTGTTCGAGCTGCCGACGCTGGTCGCGCATGAAGGGGTGCCTGGGCACCATATCCAGATCGCGCTGGCGCAGGAGATGACCGACCTGCCGACCTTCCGCCGCAACTCCAACATCACGGCGTACGTCGAGGGGTGGGCGCTCTATTCCGAGCAGATGGTGTCCGAGATGGGGCTGTACGACACGCCATATATCCGGTTCGGCATGCTCTCGATGGAGATGTGGCGTGCCTGCCGCCTGGTCATGGATGTCGGCATCCACTGGAAGGGCTGGACGCGCGACCAGGCGATGGCGTGCCTGCGCGACAACACCGCACTCGCCGACAAGAACATGCAGAACGAGACCGACCGCTACATCGCCTGGCCGGGACAGGCGCTCGGCTACAAGATCGGCGAGCTGCGGATCATGGCGTTGCGCCATCGTGCGGAAGCGGCGCTGGGCGACCGGTTCGACATCCGCCATTTCCACGACGTGGTGCTGGACGAGGGCGCGATGCCGCTGTCGCTGCTGGAGCAGCGGGTCGATGCGTGGATCCATGCGCAACAGCAGGCCGTGCCGGCACCGGCCGCGCACTGA
- a CDS encoding Tat pathway signal protein, which produces MDPCATAGRAGTGRALTMHRRSFLAGGVAGSSLGVLAARATPRSGTSPAGWPTFTADEVAGLQPLAQFQAKGGLWSVYERRDGQVGTLWFVSPDRRMLGLPRRLEACGAGDTTFYAGLDFETVALSGPDLLADHLLVHGDDPDPEAVRLIAPPVASRPVAADQGPRLLWTFFLGTRQGSDTMPVTPAGSTRNWHVDQAVPGLTNNAPMVARRLEGLLGGWMPALVKVLPIDAHRFWEVMLFADVRMGGPPVTPTFQRVCLVENGVVTRTRFFGSYPVFGPPDDPIAGHPAASVFYAALLAFVLSWQADLAGGTDCTLPDQSWSDMARHAFARELMTRPGGVYPRYGAVDRDYAGSEYDGFQDTFTSSLLANLEWGRFGQAHDVLAGFLSDFVLDNGLVRMRGTEIGQTGLGLSLIARYGLLTGDMQTLRRFRVRIAAMAGMLTTLHDRSLALPGRDPGYGLLSGWSESDSCLFADPSVWWKPYFGNSALAARGLADLGALWPRIDSSGAATGAAWVSRSAVLVRQLDTTLRRSVRYDLDPPYVPILPGRSETFRESLTRRTPSEQQWAHRVYAELLQAGVLAPDLENLVIDAMRGHGATSVGVVANIGPPDAQSRDLLGFISYGYARALLRQDRIPEYLLFLYAHRHHLHTPGSWTAAEVAGLKGDLPLFCMPAQLTIPILLRWMLVCEDETEEMLHLGRALPRDWVMSPAGVSIVGAATRWGPVDFALRTDPVGQAMRADILLPPNARCLVRLVLRHDKALGVRGLDVVGAVATPVVAAPGGTRDGSVIMLRGDSGNSGRIQVSARLYRL; this is translated from the coding sequence GTGGATCCATGCGCAACAGCAGGCCGTGCCGGCACCGGCCGCGCACTGACGATGCATCGGCGCAGCTTCCTGGCCGGAGGCGTCGCCGGTTCGTCTCTCGGCGTGTTGGCGGCGCGGGCGACACCCCGGTCCGGCACGAGCCCGGCAGGGTGGCCCACCTTTACTGCCGATGAAGTGGCGGGGCTGCAGCCGCTGGCGCAGTTCCAGGCGAAGGGCGGGCTCTGGAGCGTCTATGAGCGGCGGGACGGGCAGGTGGGCACGCTGTGGTTCGTATCGCCGGACCGGCGCATGCTCGGCCTGCCGCGCCGGCTTGAGGCCTGCGGCGCCGGCGACACGACGTTCTATGCCGGGCTCGATTTCGAGACTGTCGCACTGTCGGGACCGGACCTGCTGGCCGACCATCTGCTGGTGCACGGCGACGATCCGGACCCCGAGGCGGTCAGGCTGATCGCCCCGCCGGTCGCGAGCCGGCCTGTTGCGGCGGACCAGGGCCCGCGCCTGCTCTGGACGTTCTTTCTCGGCACACGGCAGGGCAGCGACACCATGCCGGTGACGCCGGCCGGCAGCACCCGCAACTGGCACGTCGACCAGGCCGTGCCGGGACTGACCAACAATGCGCCGATGGTCGCGCGCCGTCTGGAAGGGCTGCTCGGCGGCTGGATGCCGGCGCTGGTGAAGGTGCTGCCGATCGATGCGCACCGGTTCTGGGAGGTGATGCTGTTCGCCGATGTGCGTATGGGCGGTCCGCCGGTCACGCCGACGTTCCAGCGCGTGTGCCTGGTCGAGAACGGTGTCGTCACCCGGACGCGGTTCTTCGGCAGCTATCCGGTCTTCGGGCCACCTGACGATCCCATCGCCGGGCATCCGGCCGCGTCCGTGTTCTATGCGGCGCTGCTGGCGTTCGTGCTGTCGTGGCAGGCCGACCTTGCGGGCGGCACCGACTGCACCCTGCCGGATCAGAGTTGGTCCGACATGGCCCGGCACGCCTTCGCCAGGGAGCTGATGACGCGGCCCGGCGGGGTCTACCCGCGCTATGGCGCCGTGGACCGGGACTATGCCGGCTCGGAATACGATGGCTTCCAGGACACCTTCACCAGTTCGCTGCTGGCGAACCTGGAATGGGGCCGCTTCGGGCAGGCCCACGACGTGCTGGCCGGGTTCCTGTCCGACTTCGTGCTGGATAACGGGCTGGTGCGGATGCGCGGAACCGAGATCGGCCAGACCGGACTTGGCCTCTCGCTGATCGCGCGCTACGGCCTGTTGACCGGGGACATGCAGACGCTGCGCCGGTTTCGTGTGCGGATCGCGGCAATGGCGGGCATGCTGACGACGCTGCACGACCGTAGCCTGGCGCTCCCTGGTCGAGATCCCGGCTACGGGTTGCTGTCTGGATGGAGCGAGAGCGACTCCTGCCTGTTCGCGGATCCGTCGGTGTGGTGGAAGCCGTATTTCGGCAACAGCGCCCTCGCCGCACGCGGCCTTGCCGACCTCGGTGCGCTATGGCCGCGGATCGATTCGTCCGGCGCCGCAACCGGGGCGGCGTGGGTGTCGCGATCGGCCGTACTGGTCCGCCAGCTCGATACGACGCTGCGCCGGTCGGTCCGTTACGACCTGGACCCGCCCTACGTGCCGATCCTGCCGGGCCGTTCGGAGACCTTCCGTGAGTCGCTGACCCGGCGCACCCCGAGCGAGCAGCAATGGGCGCACCGGGTCTATGCCGAGCTGCTGCAAGCCGGGGTGCTGGCGCCGGACCTGGAGAACCTGGTCATCGATGCCATGCGTGGCCACGGAGCGACCTCGGTCGGCGTGGTGGCAAATATCGGGCCGCCGGATGCGCAGTCCCGGGACCTGCTCGGGTTCATCTCGTACGGCTATGCTCGCGCGCTGCTGCGCCAGGACCGCATCCCCGAATACCTGTTGTTCCTGTATGCGCACCGTCATCATCTGCATACGCCGGGCAGCTGGACCGCCGCCGAGGTCGCGGGGCTGAAGGGCGACCTGCCGCTGTTCTGCATGCCGGCGCAGCTGACCATTCCGATCCTGCTGCGCTGGATGCTGGTCTGCGAGGACGAGACCGAGGAGATGCTGCATCTGGGCCGCGCCCTGCCGCGGGACTGGGTCATGTCGCCGGCCGGGGTCTCCATCGTCGGTGCGGCGACCCGCTGGGGCCCGGTCGATTTCGCGCTACGCACCGATCCGGTCGGGCAAGCGATGCGGGCGGACATTCTGCTGCCACCGAACGCGCGCTGTCTCGTCCGGCTGGTGCTGCGGCACGACAAGGCGCTGGGCGTCCGCGGGCTGGATGTCGTCGGAGCCGTGGCGACCCCGGTCGTTGCCGCGCCTGGAGGGACGCGGGATGGAAGCGTCATCATGCTGCGCGGCGATTCCGGCAACTCCGGCCGCATCCAGGTTTCGGCGCGCTTGTATCGGCTCTAG
- a CDS encoding MFS transporter has product MSPDPAQPADVRRTVPIVALIVAIAAFMQNLDGAIINTSLPQMARSFGVTSVDLSFGITAYMLASAAISPLAHWLSQRFGSRTVLVGALLTFTFASLWCGLAHSLPMFVAARVAQGFGGALMIPIGLAVVMRNTPASEMMRITAYTVWPALLAPVIGPVLGGFITQAASWRWNFWLNLPIGLAGAMAMLRYVPQERDDDRPPLDMRGFALCALGLTCLLAGFQRSSTSGVEREVAIGLILVGLVAGWAAIRHLRRHHSPLLSLVSLSRRSVTYASLYPGGLFRAVFSTAPLLLPLLFQLGFGLSPVAAGGWVLVYFCGNIGIKPATSLILRRFGFRTVMLVDGVLVTLSLVALGLVTPGTPKVLLVLLLLFAGAVRSMQLTSVTTLAFADIPGPERSAASNLLSMLQQAFSAAGVAIAAFSLSLFQAIFHSSVVMLPELHAAFLLTACICLVATVGLVAMPRDLGREVSGHPG; this is encoded by the coding sequence ATGTCTCCTGATCCCGCCCAGCCGGCCGATGTTCGCCGCACTGTGCCGATTGTCGCCCTGATCGTCGCCATTGCCGCCTTCATGCAGAATCTGGATGGCGCGATCATCAACACCTCGCTGCCGCAGATGGCGCGGTCGTTCGGCGTCACTTCGGTCGATCTCTCGTTCGGCATCACCGCCTACATGCTGGCCTCGGCGGCGATCTCGCCTCTGGCGCACTGGCTGTCGCAGCGGTTCGGCTCGCGCACCGTACTGGTCGGCGCATTGCTCACCTTCACCTTCGCATCGCTCTGGTGCGGGCTGGCGCACAGCCTGCCGATGTTCGTCGCCGCCCGCGTGGCACAGGGGTTCGGCGGTGCGCTGATGATCCCGATCGGCCTCGCCGTGGTGATGCGCAATACGCCGGCATCGGAGATGATGCGGATCACCGCCTACACGGTCTGGCCGGCGCTGCTGGCGCCGGTCATCGGGCCGGTTCTGGGCGGCTTCATCACCCAGGCCGCCAGCTGGCGCTGGAACTTCTGGCTCAACCTGCCGATCGGCCTGGCCGGGGCAATGGCAATGCTGCGGTATGTGCCGCAGGAGCGTGACGACGACAGGCCGCCCCTGGACATGCGCGGCTTCGCACTGTGCGCGCTCGGACTGACCTGCCTGCTGGCGGGGTTCCAGCGCTCCTCGACCAGCGGCGTGGAGCGAGAGGTCGCGATCGGCCTGATCCTGGTCGGGCTCGTCGCCGGCTGGGCAGCCATCCGCCACCTCCGCCGGCACCACTCGCCGCTGCTGTCGCTGGTGTCGTTGTCCCGGCGCAGCGTCACGTACGCCTCCCTCTATCCCGGTGGCCTGTTCCGTGCGGTTTTTTCCACCGCCCCGTTGCTGTTGCCGCTGCTGTTCCAGCTTGGCTTCGGCCTGTCCCCGGTCGCCGCGGGTGGGTGGGTGCTGGTCTATTTCTGCGGCAATATCGGCATCAAGCCGGCCACCAGCCTCATCCTGCGCCGCTTCGGCTTCCGCACCGTGATGCTGGTCGATGGCGTGCTGGTCACTCTGTCGCTGGTGGCACTCGGGCTCGTCACGCCGGGGACGCCCAAGGTTCTCCTGGTCCTGCTGTTGCTGTTCGCGGGGGCGGTGCGCTCCATGCAACTGACCAGTGTCACGACGCTCGCCTTCGCCGACATTCCCGGCCCGGAGCGCAGTGCCGCCTCGAACCTGTTATCGATGCTGCAGCAGGCCTTCTCGGCCGCGGGCGTGGCGATTGCCGCATTCAGTCTGTCGCTGTTCCAGGCGATATTCCACAGCTCGGTTGTGATGCTGCCCGAACTGCACGCCGCATTTCTCCTGACCGCTTGTATCTGTCTGGTTGCCACCGTTGGTCTCGTCGCTATGCCGCGTGATCTCGGGCGTGAGGTTAGCGGTCACCCCGGATGA